CACCTAGCCTATGGTGCTAACGGTGCTGGTGGGGTTATACCACCAAATGCTACACTTGTTTTTGATGTAGAGTTAATGGACGTTAAATAAACCTCTAAACGAACAATATTATTTAAAAGCCGCCACTCGGCGGCTTTTTTTATTGGAATACTTTTTGAAAGTAACTGTTTAGAATCTTATTTTTACCAATAATATTATTAAACCATGCGATATTTTACTTTATTTTTTATACTCTTTGTTTTCTCTGCCAATGCACAAGTAATGCATTGCGGTTACGATTTTACATCGTATGTTGTTTTGGATGTACATGAGGCTGGGAAAACAGAAAATATTAAAAACTTAAAAATAACAATAGTAGACAGTAAAGGTATTGATGTTATTAATGTAAATAACGTGTATAGTTTTAAAAATGGGAATAGCCCCCTACAGTTTACATCGAACTATAAAATAGGAGATGATAATAAAAGATTGGCCGAGGGCGAAAAAGCAATAAAGGAACGTTGGTTTTTTCCGTTTGCGAAAGATAACTACCTGCTTTCGGTAGCCAATACGTTTCCTGCGGATAGGTTTAGCATAAAAGTTGAAGATATTGATGGCGATGAAAACGGTGGTGCATTTAAAACGGTTATAGTACCTTTATACAATTACAATATGTACGTTTTATGCTCTAACGATAGCCAGCAAGCTGCTGTAAAATTTGGACGTAAAATGAATAGACCTATTGATATAGTGCTTGAAAAAGAATAGTTCTTAGTATCTGGCTAAAGTTTTTATTGGTGTATTTTAAAATTCAATAATTATTACATTTTTATGCTTACTTGGGAAGAGTTTACAAAAACGGAAATGCGCGTAGGAACTATTATTGCAGTTAATGATTTTCCTGAGGCAAGAAAACCCGCTTACCAACTTATCATAGATTTTGGAGATGATATTGGTATCCGAAAATCATCAGCACAAATAACCAAACGTTATACTAAAGATGCGCTTTTAAACAGGCAAATTGTAGCCGTTGTAAATTTTCCTAAAAAGCAGATAGGTAAATTTATGAGTGAGTGCCTTGTTTTAGGCGCAGTGGGAGCAGAAGGTGATGTTGTATTGTTGGCTCCAGATAGTAGTGTGACTAACGGATTACGAATTGCATAGGTATAAAAAAACTGCCCTAAGGCAGTTTTTTATTTATATATCTTCAAAATTTACGTCAGTAAAATTCTCCGTTGTAACAGTTTCCTCATCTTTATCTGTAAAGAGTTTTCTAAAATCTTTTTGATGTCTTTCAGATATCACCTCTTCACCTTTTTGGTCAAGTACATAAGTAGTCATTTCCTCAAGAATCTCTCTAAACGCCGTAAAATCTTCCTTATAAAGGTATATTTTGTGCTTTTTAAAGTGAAAAGATCCATCTTCTTCAGTAAACTTTTTACTTTCTGTAATTGTAATGTAGTAATCATTGGCTTTGGTAGCCCTTACATCAAAAAAGTAAGTTCTTCTTCCTGCTCTCAGCACTTTAGAAAAGATTTCTTCCTTTTCCAACATATCATTATCTCTCATAATCCTTGGTTTGGTTTATATGATTTACGTAGCAATCAAAAATCTAAAAAAAATCTAAATAATGCAACAAACTTATTAAATTTCTTTTTCAGATAGTTGTTTTAAATACAACTCTTTATAGTACCCATCTGTATTTACCAACTCATTATGAGTGCCTTGTTGCATTACTTTGCCGTCCTCCAGTATAATTATCTTATCGGCATTTTTTGCAGACGATACCCTGTGGCTTACTATAATGGTTGTTTTGTTCTTACAAAACTCCAATAGGTTGTTTAGTATTGCTTCTTCCGTTTCGGTATCTACTGCCGAGAGTGAGTCGTCTAGTAACAATATTGGTGCATCTTTAATCATGGCGCGTGCTATAGATACCCTTTGTTTTTGCCCGCCCGATAGTGTTATACCGCGTTCGCCCAAAACGGTTTCGTATTGTTTATTAAAAGCTGCAATATTATCGTGTACTACTGCTTTTTTAGCTACAGCAACAATTTCTTCATAAGTGGCATCTTCGTCACCAAATTTAATGTTATTCCCAATACTATCAGAAAATAAAAAGGCATCTTGTGGTACAAAGCCTATACTATTGCGTAAGTCGTTAAGGTTAAGTTGCTTTACATTAGTGCCATCAACAGTTATTTCGCCTTTTTCTACATCGTAAAGCCTACTAATTAGTGATAATACAGTTGATTTACCTGAGCCTGTTTTACCCAATATTGCTAAGGTTTCGCCTTTATTTACAGTAAACGAAATATTAGTAAGTGCTGTAATATTGGTATCCTCATAGGTAAACGAAACATTTTTAAAAGCAATAGCTCCGTTAACGGGTGTAGGCGCTGTTTGTGTATTTTTAATATCGGGTTCCGTATGCAGGAACTCATTAATCCTTTTTTGTGATGCCTCTGCCTCCTGCACCATAGAGGATATCCAACCCAACGATGCTACTGGCCATGTAAGCATATTAATGTAAAGTATAAACTGTGCAATAATACCTATATTGGGTATACTGCCATTTATGTACATAACACCACCAACGTATATTACAACCAAGTTGCTTAATCCTATTAATAATATCATTAAAGGTCCAAACTGAGCATTCATTTTTACAAGGCTCATGTTTTTCTTTTTACTATCGCGGGATAGCTTTGTAAAATCTTCCTGTTTTTGCCCCTCCAGCCCATAGGCTTTTATAACCCGTATTCCCGAAAACATTTCTTGCGTAAATGTAGAGAGTCGCGATAAGTTTTGCTGGTATAATGTACTACGCCTATTAATTTCCTTACTTATTTTAAAAATACTGTACGATAGTATTGGAAGGGGAAGTAGGGTATATAAAGTTAGTTTAGGCGATATTAAATACATTTGTGTTATTACTACAGTAAAACGTATTATAGTATTCATGGTATACATTACCGCAGGGCCCACATACATGCGCACTTTATTTACATCCTCACTAATTCGGTTCATCAAGTCGCCCGTACGGTTACGTTTATAAAAACTTTGCGATAGGTTTTCGTAGTGCCTAAAAATCTCATTTTTAAGGTCAAACTCCACGTG
The Flavobacterium litorale genome window above contains:
- a CDS encoding tRNA-binding protein is translated as MLTWEEFTKTEMRVGTIIAVNDFPEARKPAYQLIIDFGDDIGIRKSSAQITKRYTKDALLNRQIVAVVNFPKKQIGKFMSECLVLGAVGAEGDVVLLAPDSSVTNGLRIA
- a CDS encoding PUR family DNA/RNA-binding protein encodes the protein MRDNDMLEKEEIFSKVLRAGRRTYFFDVRATKANDYYITITESKKFTEEDGSFHFKKHKIYLYKEDFTAFREILEEMTTYVLDQKGEEVISERHQKDFRKLFTDKDEETVTTENFTDVNFEDI
- a CDS encoding ABC transporter ATP-binding protein, with translation MKELQYLNKYFVKYKFRFLVGIGITIVAQIFALFTPSLIGDSIKSIEEFSTQNTISAEAIKSELLNNILLIIATTLIAGILTFLMRQTLIVMSRHVEFDLKNEIFRHYENLSQSFYKRNRTGDLMNRISEDVNKVRMYVGPAVMYTMNTIIRFTVVITQMYLISPKLTLYTLLPLPILSYSIFKISKEINRRSTLYQQNLSRLSTFTQEMFSGIRVIKAYGLEGQKQEDFTKLSRDSKKKNMSLVKMNAQFGPLMILLIGLSNLVVIYVGGVMYINGSIPNIGIIAQFILYINMLTWPVASLGWISSMVQEAEASQKRINEFLHTEPDIKNTQTAPTPVNGAIAFKNVSFTYEDTNITALTNISFTVNKGETLAILGKTGSGKSTVLSLISRLYDVEKGEITVDGTNVKQLNLNDLRNSIGFVPQDAFLFSDSIGNNIKFGDEDATYEEIVAVAKKAVVHDNIAAFNKQYETVLGERGITLSGGQKQRVSIARAMIKDAPILLLDDSLSAVDTETEEAILNNLLEFCKNKTTIIVSHRVSSAKNADKIIILEDGKVMQQGTHNELVNTDGYYKELYLKQLSEKEI